The following coding sequences are from one Clostridioides difficile ATCC 9689 = DSM 1296 window:
- a CDS encoding ribonuclease J → MQLFKKNTNKIKVMALGGLNEVGKNMTVVEYKDEIIVIDAGLSFPEDEMLGVDIVIPDITYLVKNRDKIKGIFITHGHEDHIGALPYILKKINVPVYGARLSIGLIQVKLKEHKMNNVKLNVIGPRQVIKLDNMEVEFLKNNHSIPDAYSIAIHTDQGIIYHTGDFKIDLTPIDGDVMDMHRICELSKKGVLLMLADSTNAEKPGFTMSEKTVGVGLDELFAKGNGRRIIVATFASNIHRLQQIINTAEKFNRKVAISGRLMVNVVGVAKELGYLDISDDMLIDLNDICKYEDSELVIITTGSQGEPMSALARMAFSEHKKVEIKSGDLVIISAHPIPGNEKLISRVINFLFEKGAEVVYSDIADIHVSGHACQEELKLIHALVRPKFFMPAHGEYRMLKRHAEIAEQLGMDKENIFVMQTGDVLELDKNSAKVANRIQTGNILVDGLGVGDVGNIVLRDRKHLSEDGLMIVVVTISKDEGKVLAGPDIISRGFVYVRESEDLMDGAKDIIKNVLNECEEKNIKEWAYLKNNIKENLKEYLYQKTKRNPMILPIIMEV, encoded by the coding sequence ATGCAATTGTTCAAAAAGAACACCAACAAGATAAAGGTAATGGCCTTGGGTGGACTTAACGAAGTTGGAAAAAATATGACTGTTGTTGAGTATAAAGATGAAATAATTGTTATAGATGCTGGACTTAGTTTTCCAGAGGATGAAATGTTAGGAGTAGATATAGTTATACCAGATATAACTTATTTAGTAAAAAATAGGGATAAAATAAAGGGTATATTTATTACACATGGACATGAAGACCATATAGGAGCTCTTCCATATATATTAAAGAAAATAAATGTACCTGTATATGGGGCAAGACTTAGTATAGGTCTTATACAAGTAAAACTTAAAGAACATAAAATGAATAATGTTAAGTTAAATGTTATAGGTCCTAGACAAGTTATAAAGCTTGATAATATGGAAGTAGAGTTTTTGAAAAATAACCATAGTATACCAGATGCTTACTCTATTGCAATACACACAGACCAAGGTATAATATACCACACAGGAGATTTTAAGATTGACTTGACTCCTATTGATGGAGATGTTATGGATATGCATAGAATCTGTGAGTTGAGCAAAAAAGGAGTTCTTTTAATGCTGGCAGATAGTACTAATGCAGAAAAACCAGGATTTACTATGTCTGAAAAGACTGTTGGGGTAGGTCTTGACGAATTATTTGCAAAAGGAAATGGCAGAAGAATTATAGTTGCTACCTTTGCATCCAACATACACAGATTACAACAAATAATAAATACTGCTGAAAAGTTTAATAGAAAAGTTGCTATATCAGGTCGCTTAATGGTCAATGTAGTTGGAGTTGCAAAAGAATTAGGATACCTAGATATTTCTGATGACATGCTTATAGATTTAAATGATATATGTAAGTATGAAGATAGTGAATTAGTGATAATAACAACTGGTTCACAAGGTGAACCTATGTCAGCTCTTGCTAGAATGGCTTTTTCAGAGCACAAAAAAGTAGAAATAAAGAGTGGCGATTTAGTTATAATATCTGCTCATCCAATACCAGGAAATGAAAAATTAATATCAAGAGTAATCAATTTCTTATTTGAAAAAGGAGCAGAAGTAGTATACAGTGATATAGCTGATATACACGTTTCTGGACATGCCTGTCAAGAAGAATTAAAACTTATACATGCATTAGTTAGACCAAAGTTTTTTATGCCAGCTCATGGTGAATATAGAATGTTAAAAAGACATGCTGAAATAGCTGAACAGCTTGGTATGGACAAAGAAAATATTTTTGTCATGCAAACAGGAGATGTTTTAGAATTAGATAAAAATTCTGCTAAGGTAGCAAACCGTATACAAACAGGAAACATATTAGTTGATGGTCTAGGAGTAGGCGATGTAGGTAATATAGTTTTAAGGGATAGAAAGCATTTATCAGAAGATGGTCTTATGATAGTTGTAGTTACTATTTCCAAGGATGAGGGTAAGGTCTTAGCAGGTCCAGATATAATTTCCAGAGGATTCGTATATGTAAGAGAGTCAGAAGATTTAATGGATGGAGCAAAGGATATAATTAAGAATGTTCTAAATGAATGTGAAGAGAAAAATATTAAAGAATGGGCTTATTTAAAGAATAATATTAAAGAAAACCTAAAAGAATATTTATATCAAAAAACTAAACGAAATCCAATGATACTTCCTATCATAATGGAAGTATAA
- a CDS encoding metal-dependent hydrolase gives MRGKTHCAIGILTAIQTSLIFKIPISLVDILVSATFAVLPDLDKSNSMVSNFILKNNVSKYIYRIFIYAVNIIIFFISININDNFYLSAIITFVAIIIIEAKLTHTFLRKVFLSLIFILLAICLYIIEVEIYFTIFCLMLSIFPWLKHRSFSHSIFATIIVYFLLKQIELITNINNLSFYGTIGYASHMFLGDLFTKQGIPIFYPLSEKKISLGFLTVGGPFSNFIEKSFIFVLIGLIIFSILKL, from the coding sequence ATGCGTGGTAAAACTCATTGTGCAATAGGAATCTTAACAGCTATCCAAACATCTTTAATATTTAAAATTCCTATATCTTTAGTTGATATTTTAGTTTCAGCTACTTTTGCTGTACTACCCGATTTGGATAAATCTAATTCTATGGTCTCAAATTTCATTCTAAAAAACAATGTATCCAAATACATATATAGAATTTTTATATATGCTGTTAATATTATTATTTTCTTTATTTCAATAAATATAAATGATAATTTTTATTTAAGCGCAATAATTACATTTGTTGCAATTATAATTATTGAAGCAAAACTAACCCACACATTTCTAAGAAAAGTTTTTCTATCATTAATATTTATACTATTAGCTATATGCTTATACATCATAGAAGTTGAAATATATTTTACAATTTTTTGTCTAATGTTGTCAATTTTTCCCTGGTTAAAGCACAGAAGTTTTTCTCATAGCATATTTGCAACTATAATAGTATATTTTTTACTAAAACAGATAGAATTAATCACTAATATTAATAATTTATCTTTTTATGGTACGATTGGTTATGCAAGTCATATGTTTTTAGGAGATTTATTTACAAAGCAAGGAATACCAATTTTTTATCCGCTAAGCGAAAAGAAAATTTCTTTAGGTTTTTTAACTGTTGGAGGACCATTTAGTAATTTCATAGAAAAATCATTCATTTTTGTACTTATAGGATTAATTATATTTTCAATAT